In the Ictalurus punctatus breed USDA103 chromosome 7, Coco_2.0, whole genome shotgun sequence genome, one interval contains:
- the LOC128632981 gene encoding uncharacterized protein LOC128632981, with translation MFPIIFMCLWLSLGDSMADPIKPLLTSKDVDEGDNVTLSCSYKNSASVPDYLYWYKQYPKSKPEYLLFLTPSGFKSDSIPRLSAKVDNNKKQVDLLISSAAVSDSALYYCALRPTVTGNPTALHRPRHTPRKVRNLDNPCSLNVGSAGSLSFSIGLWNCQSAFNKADFIPAFATYSNFSVLALTETWIHTENTATLAALASNYNFSHTSHPNR, from the exons ATGTTCCCCATTATATTCATGTGTCTGTGGCTTTCACTAG GTGACTCCATGGCAGACCCAATAAAGCCACTTCTCACTAGTAAAGATGTAGATGAAGGTGATAATGTTACTCTCTCCTGCAGCTACAAAAACAGTGCTTCAGTACCAGACTACCTGTACTGGTACAAACAATATCCAAAATCCAAACCCGAATACCTTCTTTTCCTTACTCCAAGTGGATTTAAAAGTGACTCCATCCCACGTCTGTCTGCTAAagttgataataataaaaaacaagtggatctgctcatctcctctgctgctgtatcagactctgcactgTACTACTGTGCTCTGAGgcccacagtgacaggaaatccaactgcact GCACAGACCACGGCACACTCCCAGAAAAGTACGCAACTTGGACAACCCATGCTCTCTGAATGTGGGCTCTGCAGGTTCCCTCTCGTTCTCTATTGGactttggaactgccaatctgccttcaacaaggcagatttcattCCTGCCTTTGCAACATACTCCAACTTCAGtgtgctggctctgactgagacctggatccatactgagaacactgccacacTCGCTGCCCTAGCCTCCAACTAcaacttctcccatacctcACATCCCAACAGATga